Part of the Candidatus Omnitrophota bacterium genome is shown below.
ATAAGCTAAGGTATGGATAAATAAATGGCAATCGATTATAAGAAAGAATTAGAAAATACGGCCAGAAACATGATTTTTGTGCATGATCCGGATTCTTTGATTAAATTGATCGTGCGCATGATTGCTAGTAAAGCCAAGATTACCCACGCCAGTTTTTTCTTGTATAACCGCGACAAGCAGGGTTATCTGCTTACTGTTTCTAAGGGGTCGCTGGGTAAAAAGATACCCTTGGATTTGATCTGCATTGATAAAGATGACGTATTGATCCGTTTTTTTAAAGAGCGCAAGAGCACCCTTGTTTTCGGCAGGGAGGCCTTGGTTTACAGCCAAGCAGAAAATGCCCTAAAAAACGCAAGGTTAAAACCGGAAATCAAGCGCCAGCTGGCGCAAGTCCTTTATCAAATGGAGCTTTTAGATGCCGCGGTTTGCATCCCGGGTTATTTCAGGGATGAACTGCTGGGCTTCCTGCTATTAGGCAAGAAGCAGGCGGGTAAGGGATTTATCGACGAGGAATTGGATTTTTTCGCCGCTCTTAATTCTAATGTGGCAATGGCGATCAAAAACGCCCAGCTTTTTAAAGAGTTGGAATATGAGTTAGAGCGTAAACATCATTTGTTTGTGCGCACGACCATCGCCTTTGCCGCGGCTATTGAAGCCAAGGATCATTACACCCACAGCCATACCAGCCGGGTAACTAATATGAGTATTGAAATCGCCCATAGAATCAGCCAAAAATCAAAGAGAAACCTTGATGGAAAATTTTTCGAAAATCTCCATATCGCCAGCCTCTTGCATGATATCGGCAAGATCGGCGTGCCGGAGTATATTTTAAACAAAAGAAGCGGGTTGACTATCGGGGAGCGTAACCGCATTAAAGAGCATCCGATGATCGGAGTAGGTATTTTAAAACCGATTAAAGAGCTGGAAGGATCTTTGCTGGGGGTCAGGTACCACCACGAGCGATTTGACGGCAAGGGTTATCCTGAAGGCTTAAAAGGAGAACAGATTCCTTTGGTTGCTTCAATAATCTCCGTAGCCGATTCTTTTGATGCCATGACTACTGATCGGCCATACCGCGCGGCCCTTAATAAGGCTGACGCGATTAATGAGATCAGGCAGTTAGGCGGCCAACAGTTCTGCCCCCGCGTTACCGATACTTTCCTGGAGCTCTGCAAGGAAGGAAAAATCTAACTTTTCTATGCGGCCTAAACGTATAATTTTAATGTATATTTCGGAAGTTTCCGGCCACCGCAGCGCCACACTGGCTATTGAAAAAGCGATTAAAGAGCTGCGCCCGGATACGGAGATCTTAAGCATTAATGCCTTTAATTATACTAACCCCATATCGGAAAAGGTAATTAACCGGATTTATATGGAGGTAATTAAGCGCACCCCCAAGCTCTGGGATTACCTTTATGATAATCCCAGCGTGGTCAAGGGGCTGGAAAATATTAAACGCCGTATCCATAAATCAAATTCGCCGAAACTTAAAAAACTTTTTGATCGTTTTAATCCCGATTTAGTGGTCTGCACTCAGGCATTTCCCTGCGGCATGGTTGCCGATTATAAAAAAGCTTATGGGCTAAATTTACCGCTTGTAGCGGTACTTACGGATTATATTCCGCATTCTTATTGGGTTTATGAGAAGGTGGATTACTATATAACCCCTTCGGAAGATGTCTCCGCGCGCTTGGAAAAAAAAGGAGTTCCTTCTTCTAAAATTAAGGCCCTGGGGATTCCCTTTGATCATAAGTTCAACCAGAAAATAGATAAGGAAAGCGTCTTCCACAAATTAAAATTAAATCCACAGAAGCCGGTAATCTTAATTATGGGCGGCGGCCAGGGGCTGGGGCCGATTAAAACCATCGTTAAATCATTAGAGAAAAGCCAAAATAATATCCAGGAATTGATCGTTGCCGGGACCAATAAGAAGCTATTTAATTCGCTGAAACGAAAAATTAAGCATTATAAAAAAGATATCCATCTGTTTGGTTTTATCCAGAATATCCATGAGTTAATGCGTATCTCCAACCTGATTATATCTAAGCCGGGGGGAGTTACTACCGCCGAAGTCCTGAGTATGGGCCTGCCGATGATCATTGTCAAACCTATCCCCGGGCAGGAAATCAATAATACCAATTTTTTAACGCATAAGGGAGCGGCAATCAAAGTAGACAAACCTGAAGAGGTGCATCAGATTATTGATGACTTATTAAATAACCGAACAAGGTTAGAGCAGCTTAAGCTGGCGGCTTTAAGGATCGCCAAGCCCGGGGCAAGTATGGATATCGCCAAACTTCTTTTGAGTTTATAATCGTGCTAAATTATTATATTTATCGTTTCGGACAATTTATCGCGCTAATCTTGCCAATAAGGGTGGTTTACGCGATCGCGGTTTTTTTAGCCGACCTGCATTATTTTTTTGCCTTCCGCGACCGCAGGTTTGTAAAAGCTAATTTACGGGCTATTTTTCCGGAGAAACCGGATAGAGAGCTGCGCAAGATAAACAAGCAGGTTTTTCGGAATTTCGCCAAATACCTTGTGGATTTTTTCCGTTTTGAAAAGTTAGACCTTGGCTACCTGGAAAAAAACATAAAATTAGAAAATATGCATTATTTTGATGAAGCTTTAGCCAGGGGTAAAGGCGTGGTTGTTTTGACCGCCCACCTTGGTAATTGGGAGTTGGGGGGAGTGGCTATCGCGCTTTTAGGCTATCCCTTCTGGGTGGTGGCCCTGCCGCATAAAAACAAAAAAGTTGATGCTTTCTTTAATACCCAGAGGAATAGAAAAGGGGTTAAGGTTGTGAGTATGGGCAAGGCGGTGAGAAGCTGCCTTGCTGAAATCAGGAATAATCATATGGTCGCTTTAGTCGGTGACCGGGATTTTACCGAAAAAGGGATTGTCATTGATTTTTTTGGGTTACCAACGCATTTCCCTGAAGGCCCGGCGGCTTTAAGCCTGATGACCGGCTCAAGCATTGTCCCGGGTTTTATGCTCAGGAATCCGGATGATAGTTTTACATTAAGGATCGAGAAACCGGTGGAGTTTTCTCCCACCGGGGATAAAGCCAAAGATTTAGCCGGTTTGGTTACGGTTTATAAAAATATTTTTGAGGATTACATCCGTAGGTATCCTGAACAATGGTATGTCTTTCGCAGGTTTTGGATTAAATAAATATGCGCACTTGTGTAATTATTCCGACTTATAATGAAACAAAAGCGATCGCCGGGCTAATTGGGCAAATACGCCGATTAGGGCTGGAGGTAATTATCATCGATGATGGCTCAAGCGATGATACGGCAAAAATTGCCCAAGCCTGCGGGGCCACAGTCTTACGCAATGAGTCCAATCTTGGCAAAGGGGCTTCTTTAATCAAAGGATATAATTATGCCATTGCTCAAGGATTTGAAGCGGTGATCAGCATGGATGGGGATGGGCAGCATTCCTGCGATGATATCAAAGCGTTTATTCAGAAAGCGCAAACTTCCCAAAGCGCGGTTATCGTCGGTAATCGGATGGAGACGACTAAAAATATGCCGGTTGTGCGTATTCTGACCAACCGTTTAGTTTCAAAATTAATTTCAATTATGATCAAACAAAATGTTCCTGATACGCAATGCGGTTTTCGCCTGCTGAAAAAAGAGGCGCTGGCCAAATTGGATTTATCGGCATCTAAATACGAGATAGACTCTGAAATTTTGATAAAAGCAGCGCGTTTAGGCTTTAAGATCGAATCCATCCCGATCCAGACTATTTATTCGGGGCAAAAAAGCCAGATCAATCCTTTTATAGATACCTTAAGGTTTTTTCGTTTCATAATCCGGAATTTATGAGTGGTCCCAGATGATTCAGGTTTATACGGGTAATGGTAAGGGAAAAACTACCGCGGCAATGGGGTTGGCTTTACGAGCTGCCGGAGCGGGTTTCAATGTTTATATCTGCCAGTTTGCCAAAGGCCGCTGTTATAATGAAATTAAGGCGCTCAAGAAAATCGATAATATTAAGGTAGAGCAGTTTGGCCGTCGCTGTTTTATAAAAAAATCACCTGAAAAAATTGATAAGCAAATGGCGCTTGCCGGACTTAAGAGATTAAATGAAATTATCGGTAAGAGGATATATCAGATGGTTATCTTGGATGAAATTAATATTGCTGTAAAATTAGGGTTAATACCTTTGGGCGATTTACTTAAACTAATAAATGATACTCCTAAGAACGTAGAGTTGGTGTTTACCGGCCGTTATGCCCATCCTGAAATTATTAAGTTAGCGGATTTAGTCAGCCAGGTCAAAGAGAGAAAGCATTATTACACTAAAGGTATCAAAGCCAGAAGAGGCATTGAATTTTGACAATGAAAAAAATACTTTTTACCTGGAGCGGAGGCAAGGATAGCGCCATGGCTCTTTATGAATTACAAAAAGTTTATAATTATAAGATTTGGGCTTTATTAACAACCATCACAGATGGCTACGATAGGATTAGTATGCATGGTGTCCGTAACGCACTGCTTGAACAACAAATTGAATCTTTAGGTTTTCCGCTTGAGAAGATTCATATCAGCAAGGATGCATCTAACGAGGAATACGAACTAAAAATGAAAAATGCACTTTTGCGCTACCGGACTCAAGGTGTTTGCTTGGTAGCTTTCGGAGATATTTTTTTAGAAGATCTGCGTACATATAGAGAGGAAAATCTATCAAGAATAGGATTGAAGGGGATCTTTCCTTTATGGAAGAGGGATACTACTGCGCTTGCGCATACATTTATCGATTTGGGTTTTAAAGCAGTTATCAGTTGTATTGATTCAAAATGTCTGGATAAATCGTTTGCCGGCAGGGTGTTTGATAAACAATTTTTATCCGAACTTCCTTTAAATGTTGACCCCTGCGGTGAAAATGGAGAGTTTCATTCTTTTGTTTATGGGGGGCCAATATTTAAAAGTGAGATAGCTTACGAAAAAGGAGAAGTTGTTTTGAGAGATAACCGTTTTTATTATTGTGATTTAATGCCCATTTGATAAAACTCGGATTAATCCTAAATTTTAGCTTGACATAAAAAGTAATTTACATTAACATTACAGATAATAAAAGGAGGCTTAAATGTTGGCAATCAGTCTAATTATTATCGGAATATTATTAAGGTTTATCCCGCATACCGCTAACTTTACTCCGGTGGCAGCTATCGCTATATTTGCCGGAGTATATTTAAATAAAAAACAGGCTTTGATTGTGCCGCTTTTACTTATGGCCTTAAGCGATATATTTTTAGGTATGCATAATGTGATCCTCTTTACCTGGGGAAGTTTTGTTTTGGTTACTTTCTTGGGGATTTGGGCCAAAAATCATAAGACATTTAGGGGCATCGCCTCCACTGCCGTAGTTTCTTCAGTTTTGTTTTACGTCATTACTAATTTCGGTGTTTGGGCTATGGGTTGGTATCCGCACACCGCCAAAGGCCTGCTGGATTGCTATATTTTAGGCCTGCCATTTTTACGTAATTTTGGAGTAGCTACGCTTGTATATACGGCAGTATTTTTTGGCGCTTATGAGCTTATCGCGCGCAGAGTGGCTGATACAAAGTTAGCAAAAGTTCTTTTATAAGGTTACAAGGTTAACGTTACTGGTCCAGGGAAGGCCGTGTGAATCGGTCGCAGTTCCCGCTGCTGTAAAAGAGGTCGAAATTCTCTTGAATATTTGCCACTGGTTTAACCAAAGCCGGGAAGGCAGGAGAAGAGTAGGATAAACTCTTAAGTCAGAAGACCTGACCAGGAACAGATGTCCAACAATTACTTTTAAACCCGCGGACAGGTTTAAAAGGGTTAGAAAACAGGGATAACCCTTAATGCTTTTAGTTAAAGCGTTAAGGGTTTTTTGTTTTAGGCAGGTCCGGGAATGGAGAAAAAATGTT
Proteins encoded:
- a CDS encoding HD domain-containing protein, encoding MAIDYKKELENTARNMIFVHDPDSLIKLIVRMIASKAKITHASFFLYNRDKQGYLLTVSKGSLGKKIPLDLICIDKDDVLIRFFKERKSTLVFGREALVYSQAENALKNARLKPEIKRQLAQVLYQMELLDAAVCIPGYFRDELLGFLLLGKKQAGKGFIDEELDFFAALNSNVAMAIKNAQLFKELEYELERKHHLFVRTTIAFAAAIEAKDHYTHSHTSRVTNMSIEIAHRISQKSKRNLDGKFFENLHIASLLHDIGKIGVPEYILNKRSGLTIGERNRIKEHPMIGVGILKPIKELEGSLLGVRYHHERFDGKGYPEGLKGEQIPLVASIISVADSFDAMTTDRPYRAALNKADAINEIRQLGGQQFCPRVTDTFLELCKEGKI
- a CDS encoding glycosyltransferase; this encodes MRPKRIILMYISEVSGHRSATLAIEKAIKELRPDTEILSINAFNYTNPISEKVINRIYMEVIKRTPKLWDYLYDNPSVVKGLENIKRRIHKSNSPKLKKLFDRFNPDLVVCTQAFPCGMVADYKKAYGLNLPLVAVLTDYIPHSYWVYEKVDYYITPSEDVSARLEKKGVPSSKIKALGIPFDHKFNQKIDKESVFHKLKLNPQKPVILIMGGGQGLGPIKTIVKSLEKSQNNIQELIVAGTNKKLFNSLKRKIKHYKKDIHLFGFIQNIHELMRISNLIISKPGGVTTAEVLSMGLPMIIVKPIPGQEINNTNFLTHKGAAIKVDKPEEVHQIIDDLLNNRTRLEQLKLAALRIAKPGASMDIAKLLLSL
- a CDS encoding lysophospholipid acyltransferase family protein, encoding MLNYYIYRFGQFIALILPIRVVYAIAVFLADLHYFFAFRDRRFVKANLRAIFPEKPDRELRKINKQVFRNFAKYLVDFFRFEKLDLGYLEKNIKLENMHYFDEALARGKGVVVLTAHLGNWELGGVAIALLGYPFWVVALPHKNKKVDAFFNTQRNRKGVKVVSMGKAVRSCLAEIRNNHMVALVGDRDFTEKGIVIDFFGLPTHFPEGPAALSLMTGSSIVPGFMLRNPDDSFTLRIEKPVEFSPTGDKAKDLAGLVTVYKNIFEDYIRRYPEQWYVFRRFWIK
- a CDS encoding glycosyltransferase family 2 protein, with translation MRTCVIIPTYNETKAIAGLIGQIRRLGLEVIIIDDGSSDDTAKIAQACGATVLRNESNLGKGASLIKGYNYAIAQGFEAVISMDGDGQHSCDDIKAFIQKAQTSQSAVIVGNRMETTKNMPVVRILTNRLVSKLISIMIKQNVPDTQCGFRLLKKEALAKLDLSASKYEIDSEILIKAARLGFKIESIPIQTIYSGQKSQINPFIDTLRFFRFIIRNL
- a CDS encoding cob(I)yrinic acid a,c-diamide adenosyltransferase, whose protein sequence is MIQVYTGNGKGKTTAAMGLALRAAGAGFNVYICQFAKGRCYNEIKALKKIDNIKVEQFGRRCFIKKSPEKIDKQMALAGLKRLNEIIGKRIYQMVILDEINIAVKLGLIPLGDLLKLINDTPKNVELVFTGRYAHPEIIKLADLVSQVKERKHYYTKGIKARRGIEF
- a CDS encoding diphthine--ammonia ligase — protein: MKKILFTWSGGKDSAMALYELQKVYNYKIWALLTTITDGYDRISMHGVRNALLEQQIESLGFPLEKIHISKDASNEEYELKMKNALLRYRTQGVCLVAFGDIFLEDLRTYREENLSRIGLKGIFPLWKRDTTALAHTFIDLGFKAVISCIDSKCLDKSFAGRVFDKQFLSELPLNVDPCGENGEFHSFVYGGPIFKSEIAYEKGEVVLRDNRFYYCDLMPI